A stretch of the Nicotiana tabacum cultivar K326 chromosome 6, ASM71507v2, whole genome shotgun sequence genome encodes the following:
- the LOC107817907 gene encoding uncharacterized protein At4g06598-like has protein sequence MESSNGSSRLKNFSFSNKQLIMDSTSEGSGSGSSHHHRCNSESFLIEEQPSWLDDLLNEPAETLVVHKGHRRSASDTFAYLGAAAERLNTREINNNVNVGGSSINYVSYKDHLTSSVSYDTKPTSAKAALELNEKHNREVISTQNKEGSSERSNNTQAKHSMSKADAKRAKQQSAHRSRVRKLQHIAELERTVQALQAEGSELSAELEFLDQQNIILSMENRALRQRLDSLSQEQLIKHLEQEMLERELTRLQTLYQMQRQQMQQQQHQQPQQQNHSKHRRNKSRDLEAQIANLSIKNNEASSSRVQVTGSVRM, from the exons ATGGAAAGTTCAAATGGATCATCACGCTTGAAAAACTTCTCCTTTTCAAACAAGCAATTGATCATGGACTCCACTTCAGAGGGATCAGGATCGGGATCGAGTCACCATCATCGGTGTAACTCGGAGAGCTTTCTTATAGAGGAGCAACCTTCTTGGCTTGATGACCTTTTGAATGAACCTGCAGAAACACTAGTTGTACACAAAGGTCATCGTCGTTCAGCTAGCGACACTTTTGCGTACCTAGGAGCAGCTGCAGAGAGGTTAAACACAAGGGAAATTAACAACAATGTAAATGTAGGAGGATCTTCAATCAACTACGTCAGTTACAAAGATCATTTAACTTCATCAGTTTCCTATGACACAAAGCCAACTTCTGCTAAG GCTGCTCTGGAATTGAATGAGAAGCATAACAGAGAGGTCATAAGTACACAAAACAAAGAGGGATCTAGTGAAAGATCGAACAATACACAAGCCAAACATTCCATGTCCAAGGCTGATGCAAAACGTGCTAAACA GCAATCTGCTCACCGATCACGTGTCAGAAAACTTCAGCACATAGCTGAACTTGAAAGAACAGTTCAAGCTTTGCAG GCAGAAGGATCTGAGCTCTCTGCTGAGCTAGAATTTCTTGACCAACAAAATATTATACTGAGCATGGAGAATAGAGCCCTGAGGCAGCGTTTGGATAGCTTATCGCAAGAGCAGCTCATAAAACATT TGGAGCAAGAGATGTTGGAGAGGGAACTTACAAGGTTACAAACTCTGTATCAGATGCAGAGGCAACAAATGCAACAACAACAGCATCAGCAGCCACAACAGCAGAATCACTCTAAACATCGTCGAAACAAAAGCAGAGATCTTGAAGCCCAAATTGCCAACCTCTCAATCAAGAACAATGAAGCCAGTTCCAGCAGAGTTCAGGTTACTGGTTCAGTCCGGATGTAA